From Solwaraspora sp. WMMD1047, the proteins below share one genomic window:
- a CDS encoding NADH-quinone oxidoreductase subunit N, producing the protein MTEQSLTQSVDNLALLPAYLAAGTAVLVLLADLLVGRRGATVAALVTGAAATGIGAIVVGRGGERRTFCVADACSYLATGRSALVAVLFALLTVGVLALSAAILRNGQVPVGEYCFLLACSMTGGVVLGAAGDLITLIVALETLTLPLYVLVGLRRRSVASAEAAMTFFVVSVVATALTLLGAALLYAVTGTVHLTALADAFGADPGLLEVPLTAAAVGLVVLGLAFKVAAVPFHAWAPATYDGAPVPVAAYLSTASKLGGVVALLAVTSAALPATVTGPVLAILAALTMTVGNLVALRQTGMIRLLAWSSVAQAGYLLAPLGALALAAGRTPDARAAAVAATVAYAIFFVVMEFAAFGAVVALRPAGADGGDLDDYRGAARRRPWVGAAFVLALIGLAGLPPGLAGLFAKAAVVRSLLVGGAGWLALVVAINAVIGLAYYVRVAATLYAPAAVPASPDADAEGAGRSPWPVPVALAVATGIAVLVGFAPQLVLDAAGW; encoded by the coding sequence GTGACCGAGCAGAGCCTGACCCAGTCGGTGGACAACCTCGCGTTGCTGCCGGCGTACCTGGCGGCCGGGACCGCCGTACTCGTGCTGTTGGCCGACCTGCTGGTCGGCCGGCGCGGCGCGACGGTGGCCGCGCTGGTCACCGGCGCCGCCGCCACCGGGATCGGCGCGATCGTGGTCGGTCGCGGCGGCGAGCGGCGCACGTTCTGCGTCGCCGATGCCTGCTCCTATCTGGCGACCGGACGGTCGGCCCTGGTCGCCGTCCTGTTCGCGCTGCTCACCGTCGGCGTGCTGGCCCTGTCGGCGGCGATCCTGCGCAACGGGCAAGTGCCGGTGGGGGAGTACTGCTTCCTGCTCGCCTGCTCGATGACCGGCGGTGTGGTGCTCGGCGCGGCCGGCGACCTGATCACCCTGATCGTCGCCCTGGAGACCCTCACCCTGCCGCTGTACGTGCTGGTCGGGCTGCGCCGGAGGTCAGTGGCCAGCGCCGAGGCGGCGATGACGTTCTTCGTGGTCAGCGTGGTGGCGACCGCGCTGACCCTGCTCGGCGCCGCGCTGCTCTATGCGGTCACCGGCACCGTGCACCTGACCGCCCTGGCCGACGCGTTCGGAGCTGACCCGGGGCTGCTGGAGGTGCCGCTCACCGCCGCCGCGGTCGGGTTGGTGGTGCTCGGGCTGGCGTTCAAGGTGGCGGCGGTGCCGTTCCACGCCTGGGCGCCGGCCACCTACGACGGCGCGCCGGTGCCGGTGGCGGCGTACCTGTCGACCGCCTCGAAGCTGGGCGGTGTGGTGGCGCTGCTGGCGGTGACCTCGGCGGCGCTGCCGGCCACCGTCACCGGGCCGGTGCTGGCCATCCTGGCCGCGCTCACCATGACCGTGGGGAATCTGGTCGCGCTCCGGCAGACCGGCATGATCCGGCTGCTCGCCTGGTCGTCGGTGGCCCAGGCCGGCTACCTGCTCGCCCCGCTCGGGGCGCTGGCGCTGGCCGCCGGGCGGACCCCGGACGCCCGCGCGGCGGCGGTGGCGGCGACCGTCGCGTACGCGATCTTCTTCGTGGTGATGGAGTTCGCGGCGTTCGGCGCGGTGGTGGCGCTGCGGCCGGCCGGCGCCGACGGCGGCGACCTCGACGACTACCGGGGCGCGGCCCGGCGCCGGCCGTGGGTGGGCGCCGCGTTCGTGCTCGCCCTGATCGGGCTCGCCGGCCTGCCGCCGGGCCTGGCCGGGCTGTTCGCGAAGGCGGCCGTGGTCCGGTCGCTGCTGGTCGGCGGGGCCGGCTGGCTGGCCCTGGTGGTGGCGATCAACGCGGTGATCGGCCTGGCCTACTACGTCCGGGTCGCCGCGACCCTGTACGCGCCCGCGGCTGTGCCTGCGTCTCCGGACGCGGACGCGGAGGGTGCCGGGCGGTCGCCGTGGCCGGTGCCGGTCGCGCTGGCGGTGGCGACCGGAATCGCGGTGCTGGTCGGGTTCGCCCCGCAGCTCGTGTTGGACGCCGCCGGCTGGTAG